The Desulfobacteraceae bacterium genome has a window encoding:
- a CDS encoding hydrogenase maturation protease translates to MNPLFEKRCLVFGCGNPLLGDDGFGPQVIERLTAHHELPSWVGALDVGTAIRDILFDLLLVPQKPERLVVVDAMGHTGRPAGEILEIEVDAISPAKIVDFSLHQFPTTNMLKELRESTAMEVRVLVVQIAQIPETVWPGLSAPVQAAVPRMCARILEILRSPVRPKVGRDYD, encoded by the coding sequence ATGAACCCGCTTTTTGAAAAACGGTGTCTGGTTTTCGGCTGCGGAAACCCCCTTCTGGGCGATGACGGCTTCGGGCCGCAGGTCATCGAACGGCTGACCGCTCACCATGAGCTGCCTTCATGGGTGGGCGCCCTGGATGTCGGCACCGCCATCCGCGACATCCTCTTCGACCTGCTGCTGGTGCCCCAAAAACCCGAACGGCTGGTCGTCGTCGACGCCATGGGCCACACCGGCCGGCCGGCCGGGGAGATCCTCGAAATCGAAGTGGATGCCATCAGCCCCGCCAAGATCGTTGATTTTTCGCTGCACCAGTTTCCCACCACCAACATGCTCAAGGAACTCCGGGAATCGACCGCGATGGAGGTGCGCGTTCTGGTGGTTCAGATCGCGCAGATTCCCGAGACCGTTTGGCCGGGCCTCTCCGCACCGGTTCAGGCGGCGGTCCCCAGGATGTGTGCGCGCATCCTGGAAATCCTGCGCTCACCGGTGCGGCCGAAAGTGGGGAGGGATTATGATTGA